From a single Rosa rugosa chromosome 7, drRosRugo1.1, whole genome shotgun sequence genomic region:
- the LOC133723151 gene encoding agamous-like MADS-box protein AGL62 gives MVARANKGRQRIKMRKLENDSKRYIVQKKLWRFKNSSEPCTLTGAEIAVIIDSPGKNIFSFGHPSVQTIIDRYENMNPYSTNTEQLTEAACRRKVEDLMAELDAINEDLQNEKMKRKILNQEERADRPDSSLQNPAIGAIKGFKNFVQPSAATALLFHGGNSSNHNTMNPYDPMPSPPPPAGPWNLNFGSQ, from the exons ATGGTGGCTAGGGCCAACAAGGGTCGTCAGAGAATCAAGATGCGCAAATTGGAAAACGACAGTAAACGGTACATTGTCCAAAAGAAGTTGTGGCGTTTCAAGAACAGTAGTGAACCCTGCACCCTTACTGGTGCAGAGATTGCCGTGATAATAGATTCCCCCGGAAAGAATATATTCTCGTTCGGGCACCCTTCTGTGCAGACCATCATTGACCGCTATGAGAACATGAATCCTTACTCAACCAACACTGAGCAACTGACGGAGGCTGCATGCAGAAGAAAAGTAGAGGATCTCATGGCAGAATTAGATGCTATTAATGAGGATCTGCAAAATGAgaagatgaaaagaaaaattcttAATCAAGAGGAGAGGGCCGATCGACCAGACTCATCACTG CAAAACCCTGCTATCGGGGCTATTAAGGGATTTAAGAACTTCGTTCAACCAAGTGCAGCCACTGCTTTGCTGTTTCATGGTGGAAATTCATCGAACCACAACACGATGAATCCCTATGATCCTAtgccttctcctcctcctcctgccgGACCATGGAATCTGAATTTTGGAAGTCAGTGA